From a single Brassica napus cultivar Da-Ae chromosome C9, Da-Ae, whole genome shotgun sequence genomic region:
- the LOC106400341 gene encoding AAA-ATPase At5g57480-like gives MKEYWTSLASLLGVLAFCQSLMQSIFPPELRFAFLKFFNRIFHLFSSYCYFDITEIDGVNTNELYNAVQLYLSSYVSIAGNRLSLTRAVNSSSITFGLSNNDSIVDTFNNVTVLWEHVVTQRQTQTFAWRPLPEEKRGFTLRIKKRDKALILSSYLDYIMERANEIRRKNQDRLLYTNSRGGSLDSRGHPWESVPFKHPSTFETLAMDPVKKQQIMDDLKDFAEGQMFYQKTGRAWKRGYLLYGPPGTGKSSMIAAMANHLGYDIYDLELTEVHSNSELRKLLMKTSSKSIIVIEDIDCSINLTNRKKNSNATTQRSYYDMETRPGTGSGEESGNGGNTITLSGLLNFTDGLWSCCGSERIFVFTTNHIDKLDPALLRSGRMDMHIHMSYCDFPSLKILLKNYLGYEEEDVDDDVLKEMERVVEKAEMTPADVSEALIKNRRDKDRAVRELLEDLKSRGDGNVKDGKLRGQSGNLTELEILEEEEKRAIDSQNEEEDSDEEEIEVEDNICKD, from the coding sequence ATGAAAGAGTATTGGACATCACTAGCATCACTCCTCGGCGTCTTAGCTTTCTGCCAAAGCCTAATGCAATCAATCTTCCCGCCGGAGCTCCGTTTCGCCTTCCTCAAATTCTTCAACCGAATCTTCCACCTCTTCTCCTCCTACTGCTACTTCGACATAACAGAGATCGACGGCGTCAACACCAACGAGCTTTACAACGCCGTCCAGCTCTACCTCAGCTCCTACGTCTCCATCGCCGGCAACCGTCTAAGCCTCACCCGCGCCGTCAACTCCTCCTCCATCACGTTCGGCCTCTCCAACAACGACTCCATCGTCGACACCTTCAACAACGTCACCGTCCTCTGGGAACACGTCGTCACGCAGAGACAAACTCAGACGTTCGCTTGGAGACCGTTGCCCGAGGAGAAGCGCGGCTTCACTCTCCGCATCAAGAAGAGAGACAAAGCCTTGATCCTGAGCTCTTACCTCGACTACATCATGGAGAGAGCCAACGAGATCCGTCGGAAGAACCAGGACCGGTTGCTTTACACGAACTCGCGAGGCGGGTCGCTGGACTCGAGGGGGCATCCGTGGGAGTCTGTCCCTTTCAAGCACCCGAGCACGTTCGAGACTCTCGCGATGGATCCGGTCAAGAAGCAGCAGATCATGGATGATCTCAAGGACTTTGCGGAAGGGCAAATGTTTTATCAGAAAACGGGCCGGGCTTGGAAGAGAGGTTATTTGCTATATGGCCCTCCGGGTACTGGTAAGTCGAGTATGATCGCAGCGATGGCGAATCATCTCGGTTACGACATTTACGATCTTGAGCTCACTGAGGTTCATAGCAACTCCGAGTTGAGGAAACTGTTGATGAAGACGAGTTCTAAGTCGATAATTGTGATCGAAGACATAGACTGTTCGATTAATTTAACAAACAGGAAGAAGAACAGCAATGCGACCACGCAGCGGAGCTATTACGACATGGAGACACGACCAGGGACTGGTTCGGGGGAAGAGTCTGGTAACGGCGGGAACACGATAACGTTGTCGGGTTTGTTGAACTTTACTGATGGGCTTTGGTCTTGTTGTGGAAGCGAGAGGATCTTTGTGTTTACGACGAATCATATCGACAAGCTTGATCCTGCATTGCTTAGGAGTGGGAGGATGGATATGCATATACACATGAGTTACTGTGATTTCCCTTCGTTGAAGATTTTGTTGAAGAATTATTTGGGGTATGAGGAGGAAGATGTGGACGACGACGTCTTGAAGGAGATGGAGAGAGTTGTGGAGAAGGCGGAGATGACGCCTGCTGACGTGAGCGAGGCTTTGATCAAGAACAGGAGGGATAAGGATAGGGCGGTTAGGGAGCTGTTGGAGGATTTGAAGAGTAGAGGGGATGGGAATGTGAAAGATGGGAAGTTGAGGGGTCAGAGTGGAAATTTGACTGAGTTAGAAATtttggaggaggaagagaagagggctatagatagtcaaaatgaagaagaggatagtgatgaagaagaaattgAGGTTGAGGATAATATTTGTAAAGACTAG